CCGTGGCCGAGCGGCGGCTGGGCACCTTTCCGCAGCTCTTCGTGGAAGACGCGGGGACGCTCCCCGTGCAGCGCTTCGCCCGCTTCCGCGCGCTGCCGCCGCCCCCCATCGACCGCGACATGGGGCGGCTGGGCGAGGTGCTCAAGCAGGCGGCCGGCGCGGGCGACCGCACCCTGGTGCTGTGCGACAACCAGGGGCAGCTGGAGCGCCTGCAGGAGCTGCTGGACGAATTGAAGGTGGCGCGGTGGACGGAGCTGGCCATCGGCTCCATGTCGGGGGGCTTCGTGCTGGCCGACGCCGTCCCCGCGCTGCGGGTGCTGACGGACCACGAGATCTTCCGCCGCTCGCGCCGCATCCGCCGCCGCCGGCGCTTCCGGGGCGGGGCCGCGCTGGAAAGCGTGGCGGCGCTCAAGCCGGGCGACTACGTGGTGCACATGGACCACGGCGTGGGGCAGTTCCGGCGGATGGAGCGGGTTCGCCTGGGCGAGGAGGAGTTCGAGACGCTGGTCATCGAGTACGCGGGCGGCGAGCTGCTGCGCGTGCCCGTGCACCGGGTGGACCTGATCGAGCGCTGGGTGGCCGAGGACAACGAGGCCCCGCCCCCCAAGGTGCACCGGATCGGCGGCAAGGACTGGTCGCGCGCCAAGCAGAAGACGCGCAAGGCCATCCAGGAGATGACGGCCGAGCTGCTGGAGCTGTACGCCGCCCGCCAGGCGGAAAAGGGGTTCGCCTTCGCGCCCGATACGCGCTGGCAGCGCGAGATGGAGTCGGCGTTCCTCTTCGAGGACACCCCCGACCAGCGCCAGGCGACGGAAGACGTCAAGCGCGACATGGAGTCGCCGCGCCCCATGGACCGCCTGATCTGCGGCGACGTGGGCTACGGCAAGACCGAGATCGCCATCCGCGGCGCCTTCAAGGCCGTGCAGGAAGGGAAGCAGGTGGCGGTGCTGGTGCCTACGACCATCCTGGCCGAGCAGCACCTGCACACGTTCCGCGAGCGCCTGGCCGACTTTCCCGTGAAGATCGAGGCCCTCTCGCGCTTTCGCACCGCGAAGGAGCAGGCCAAGGTGCTGGAGCAGCTGGAGGCGGGAGAGGTCGACATCCTCGTGGGGACCCATCGCCTGCTTTCGCCCGACGTGAAGTTCCGCGACCTCGGGCTGATGGTGATCGACGAGGAGCAGCGCTTCGGGGTGAAGCACAAGGAGATGCTGAAGCACCTGCGCCGCAGCGTGGACGTGCTGACGCTCACCGCCACCCCCATCCCGCGCACCCTGCACTTTTCGCTGCTGGGGCTGCGCGACATGACGCTGATCCAGACGCCGCCGCGCGACCGGCAGCCGGTGATCACCCACGTGCTGCCGTGGACCGACGCCATCCTGGAAGACGCCATCCGGCGCGAGCTTGACCGCGGGGGCCAGGTGTTCTTCGTCCACAACCGGGTGGAGACCATCGGCGCCGTCGCCCAGAAGGTGCGGGGGCTGGTTCCCGACGCGCGCATCGGCGTGGCGCACGGGCAGATGCGCGAAAAGGAGCTGGAGGAGGTGATGACCCACTTCCTCGAGGGCGAGAGCGACGTGCTGGTGGCCACGGCCATCATCGAGGCGGGGCTGGACGTGCCCCGCGCCAACACGCTGATCGTCAACCGCGCGGACTACTTCGGCCTCAGCCAACTGTACCAGATCCGAGGCCGGGTGGGGCGCAGCCACCACCGCGCGTACTGCTATCTCCTGGTCCCCGACGAGATCCAGGAAGACGCCGAAAAGCGGCTGCGGGTGCTGGAGCACTACACCGAGCTGGGAAGCGGCTACCGCATTGCGCTCAAGGACCTGGAGCTGCGCGGCGCCGGCAACATCCTGGGGCAGCAGCAGTCCGGCTTCGTCTCGGCCGTGGGGCTGGACACCTACCTGCGGCTGCTGGAAGACACCATCCGGCAGATGAAGGGCGGCGGCGCGTCCGGCCCCGCCCCGCTGGCGGAGGTGTCGGTGGATGGCACGGCGCTGATCCCGGACAGCTACATTCCCGACGAGGCGCAGAAGCTCCACTTCTACCGGCGCCTGTCGCGCGAAGAGAAGCTGGAGGGGATCGACGCCCTGCGCCGCGAGCTGCGCGACCGCTACGGCCCGCTCCCCGAC
The sequence above is a segment of the Longimicrobium sp. genome. Coding sequences within it:
- the mfd gene encoding transcription-repair coupling factor, which gives rise to MPHPLLIDSVQTVPAFRELAAGLPRAGETVVASGLAGSAPLLLVAGLHRARPERMWLVVGGGPEDAEMATSDLEALLGEASVFLYPQRESLPYEEGEPHLEIGGTRVEALEALLSGRARVMVTTARAMQELSPAVEGLRDLRLEVRAGETVKIGALSARLEEMGFERVATVEEVGQYALRGGIVDVFGFGAPEPARIEFLGDEVESIRFFDILSQLSVRAVPHIQLLPVDLKPAEAPSAEGIPRHAAEGERRTLLDYLPEDTLVVHLHGGGTRQELERTWTEVVRLHESEARRGTRPEQPERLFMPPAVAERRLGTFPQLFVEDAGTLPVQRFARFRALPPPPIDRDMGRLGEVLKQAAGAGDRTLVLCDNQGQLERLQELLDELKVARWTELAIGSMSGGFVLADAVPALRVLTDHEIFRRSRRIRRRRRFRGGAALESVAALKPGDYVVHMDHGVGQFRRMERVRLGEEEFETLVIEYAGGELLRVPVHRVDLIERWVAEDNEAPPPKVHRIGGKDWSRAKQKTRKAIQEMTAELLELYAARQAEKGFAFAPDTRWQREMESAFLFEDTPDQRQATEDVKRDMESPRPMDRLICGDVGYGKTEIAIRGAFKAVQEGKQVAVLVPTTILAEQHLHTFRERLADFPVKIEALSRFRTAKEQAKVLEQLEAGEVDILVGTHRLLSPDVKFRDLGLMVIDEEQRFGVKHKEMLKHLRRSVDVLTLTATPIPRTLHFSLLGLRDMTLIQTPPRDRQPVITHVLPWTDAILEDAIRRELDRGGQVFFVHNRVETIGAVAQKVRGLVPDARIGVAHGQMREKELEEVMTHFLEGESDVLVATAIIEAGLDVPRANTLIVNRADYFGLSQLYQIRGRVGRSHHRAYCYLLVPDEIQEDAEKRLRVLEHYTELGSGYRIALKDLELRGAGNILGQQQSGFVSAVGLDTYLRLLEDTIRQMKGGGASGPAPLAEVSVDGTALIPDSYIPDEAQKLHFYRRLSREEKLEGIDALRRELRDRYGPLPDEVETMLGTAALRLLGGGLRIERILVRPWDVRINFRQGMVPRMASLQRSLQAWQFAVEVRRALPLSLTLTRHGTEPIMGTLVSALRDLAADPALAA